DNA sequence from the Myotis daubentonii chromosome Y, mMyoDau2.1, whole genome shotgun sequence genome:
tctttcatagcagcttcatggggatgagcctcccagctccacgcCGACTCCTGGAACTGGCATGTCAGAGCCTGCTGCGGGATGAAGCCTCGGCCATCGCTGCTCTGGAGTGGCTTCCTATggagctcttcccacctcttttcatcacagccttcactgggaagcacagcagagtcctgaaggccatggtgcaggcttggcccttcccctgcctccctctgggggccctgatgaaccatcggcagtcttaccaggatatcttgcaggctgtgctcgagggactcgatgccatgcttgcccaggaccctcgacccaggtatgggggattcagtagccgggtcgcaccctggggatctgagcagttacagctgggatctgggagtgggcagggccaaagggagagctgaggcaggcctTGGAGCCACTGCTAGGGTCATTCTAGGAACAGGCTTCGGATATATACGGCTGATGAAATTGTCGAGGGTGACCGAAGGGACACGagcccactccttcctggtggcacctaaaggtaccaggaatggggaccatgaaggatcccagtagcaccaggagcagttgattcctggggcatggagtcaaagtccagtgcggtgtctggcccagctgcccagatgcctagctcatggtcttactcattgttatcttaatgcatcccagcatatctcctattttctccacaggagatgtaaactgcaggtgcttaatttacagaagagagttcatttggagttctggatggtgtgggcaggtaccagagcccatgtgtgctcactgctggagcctgaggccctgcagcccatgaggaataggaggaaagtACACAGCTTAAGGGCCAGGCCAAATCCACCCTTGGCCCCCGTGGAGGTGTTAATAGACCTTTGCCTCAAGAAAGGTGTCCTTGATGAGTCCCTCAGCTACCTGATTAAGAAAGTCAGCGAGAGGAGAGGTTTGCTGCACCTTTGCTCTAAGAAGCTGAAGGTTTTTGCGATGTCGAAGCAAAACACTAACATCCTGGATATGGTGCAGCTGGACTCTGTccaggatttggaggtaaactgtacctggaagctgtccactctgaggaagttcgctccttacctgggccagatgggcaatctgcgccggttcctgctctcccacgtcttcacgtcttctcacaccaccttggagcaggagaagcagtgtgttggcctggtcacctctcaattCCTCAACCTGCCCCACCTACAGGAGCTCAATTTGGACGATGTCTCCAtcctcagaggccacctggatgaaatcctcaggtgaggggtggcGAGCTTTCCCTGCGGACCAGAGCGAGTCCCTTTCCACTTCAGTGCACAGTGACGGGCTCTCCTGTGTGCCGTCCCTCAGCAGTGCTAGAGTGCCTGA
Encoded proteins:
- the LOC132225549 gene encoding melanoma antigen preferentially expressed in tumors-like codes for the protein MGMSLPAPRRLLELACQSLLRDEASAIAALEWLPMELFPPLFITAFTGKHSRVLKAMVQAWPFPCLPLGALMNHRQSYQDILQAVLEGLDAMLAQDPRPRRCKLQVLNLQKRVHLEFWMVWAGTRAHVCSLLEPEALQPMRNRRKVHSLRARPNPPLAPVEVLIDLCLKKGVLDESLSYLIKKVSERRGLLHLCSKKLKVFAMSKQNTNILDMVQLDSVQDLEVNCTWKLSTLRKFAPYLGQMGNLRRFLLSHVFTSSHTTLEQEKQCVGLVTSQFLNLPHLQELNLDDVSILRGHLDEILRCLKSPLETLSITNCLLFERDFRHLSQHLNVSQLKSLSFSGLNLTIISSRSLQFLLERASPTLQDLDLDECGIMDHQFLDILPALSHCSQLTTLSFCENPISMTVLEDLLRHVVGLSKLSCVIYAAPVESYEETSSNINLGRLAQMHAVLKHMLQELGRPGMVWLCAYPCPHCGCRTFHDPTPIL